A portion of the Acidobacteriota bacterium genome contains these proteins:
- a CDS encoding asparaginase: MIGVLFTGGTISMRIDPATGAAVPALGATEILAQVPQLRDVAEFETEDFSRMPGPHVTPEQMWRLARRAAAWLERPDIDGLVITHGTDTIEETAFLLDLVLTSDKPVVLVGAMRTVSDPSWDGPANLLGAARVAASPAARGLGVLVVMDDLILPAREVRKVHTESSNAFASPEFGPLGVIDAGTVIFRRSPPARHAWRDTRADQGLRVERLETRVGLLQVYTGMAADVVDAHVTGDTQGLAIIAFGRGNIPPAVVPPLADAITRGVMVTVSSRCLSGRVSARYGYDGGGLGLARAGALLVGELSGAKARLLQMVALGGTTTRAAAAELVQALTR; this comes from the coding sequence ATGATCGGCGTGCTGTTCACGGGCGGCACAATTTCAATGCGCATCGACCCGGCCACCGGCGCCGCCGTGCCCGCGCTGGGCGCCACTGAAATTCTGGCGCAGGTGCCGCAGCTGCGCGACGTGGCTGAATTCGAGACCGAAGACTTTTCGCGCATGCCCGGTCCGCACGTGACGCCCGAACAGATGTGGCGGCTCGCGCGGCGCGCCGCGGCATGGCTTGAACGGCCCGACATCGACGGCCTGGTCATCACCCACGGCACCGACACCATCGAGGAAACCGCGTTCCTGCTCGACCTGGTGCTCACCTCCGACAAACCCGTGGTGCTCGTAGGCGCGATGCGCACGGTGTCGGACCCGAGTTGGGATGGCCCGGCCAACCTGCTCGGCGCTGCGCGTGTGGCCGCCTCCCCCGCCGCCCGCGGACTCGGTGTACTCGTCGTGATGGACGATTTGATCCTGCCGGCGCGCGAAGTGCGGAAGGTGCACACGGAAAGCTCGAACGCATTCGCCTCGCCCGAGTTCGGTCCTCTGGGTGTGATTGATGCCGGGACCGTCATCTTCCGGCGAAGCCCGCCGGCACGACACGCCTGGCGCGACACCAGGGCCGATCAGGGCTTGCGCGTTGAGCGACTGGAAACGCGAGTGGGCCTGCTGCAGGTGTACACGGGCATGGCGGCTGACGTGGTGGACGCGCACGTGACTGGCGACACCCAGGGCCTGGCCATCATCGCGTTCGGCCGCGGCAACATTCCACCGGCCGTGGTGCCGCCGCTGGCCGACGCCATCACACGCGGCGTGATGGTCACGGTGTCATCGCGGTGCCTCTCGGGACGGGTCTCGGCCCGCTATGGCTACGACGGGGGCGGACTCGGGCTGGCCCGGGCGGGCGCGTTGCTCGTGGGGGAACTCTCAGGCGCCAAGGCGCGCCTCCTGCAGATGGTGGCGCTCGGCGGCACCACGACGCGCGCGGCCGCCGCGGAGTTGGTGCAGGCGCTCACGCGATAG
- a CDS encoding threonine synthase: protein MASYFTHLECSVPCGAPPADPRTVQHLCVCGMPLLARYDLARARAWSRESLTGREASMWRYHELMPLLDDETPVTLGEGWTPMIEATRLGESLGLSRLLIKDESLNPTNSFKARGLSAAVTRAHYLGAKVLSIPTAGNAGNAMAAYAARAGIEAQVFMPRDVKRPFILECELYGAHVTLVDGLITDAGRIAAETGKPLGWYDVSTLKEPYRIEGKKTMGYEVAEQLGWELPDWIIYPTGGGTGMVGMWKAFAEMSALGWIDPVKRPKMVTVQAAGCAPIIRAFDEGTEKAAPWEDAHTVADGLRVPRAIGDFLVLRAVRESGGAAVAVSDEDMVTGMRDIGRLEGVSAAPEGGAALHALRVLIASGRVKPDDRVVLFNTGGALKYLDVLESH, encoded by the coding sequence GTGGCCTCCTACTTCACCCATCTTGAGTGTTCGGTGCCCTGCGGGGCGCCACCCGCCGACCCACGCACGGTGCAGCACCTCTGTGTCTGCGGCATGCCGCTGCTGGCCCGGTACGACCTCGCGCGTGCACGGGCCTGGTCGCGGGAGTCGCTGACGGGCCGCGAGGCGTCCATGTGGCGGTACCACGAGCTCATGCCGCTGCTCGACGACGAGACGCCCGTGACGCTGGGTGAGGGCTGGACGCCGATGATCGAGGCGACACGCCTGGGCGAGTCGTTGGGCCTGTCGCGGCTGCTCATCAAGGACGAGTCGCTCAACCCCACCAACTCATTCAAAGCCCGGGGGCTGTCGGCTGCGGTGACGCGCGCGCACTATCTGGGCGCCAAGGTGCTGTCGATTCCCACGGCCGGCAACGCCGGCAACGCCATGGCGGCGTATGCGGCGCGCGCGGGGATCGAAGCGCAGGTCTTCATGCCCCGCGACGTGAAGCGGCCCTTCATTCTTGAATGCGAGCTGTACGGCGCGCATGTCACGCTGGTGGACGGTCTGATCACCGACGCCGGACGCATCGCCGCCGAAACCGGGAAACCGCTGGGGTGGTACGACGTCTCCACCCTGAAAGAGCCGTATCGCATCGAAGGCAAAAAGACGATGGGGTACGAGGTGGCGGAACAGTTGGGCTGGGAGCTGCCCGACTGGATCATCTATCCCACCGGTGGCGGCACGGGCATGGTCGGCATGTGGAAGGCCTTTGCCGAAATGTCGGCGCTCGGCTGGATCGATCCCGTGAAGCGGCCGAAGATGGTGACGGTGCAGGCGGCCGGGTGCGCCCCCATCATCCGCGCATTTGATGAAGGCACGGAGAAAGCCGCGCCGTGGGAAGACGCCCATACCGTAGCCGACGGCTTGCGCGTGCCGCGCGCTATCGGCGACTTTCTTGTGCTGCGCGCCGTGCGCGAGAGCGGTGGCGCCGCCGTCGCAGTCTCTGACGAAGATATGGTCACCGGCATGCGCGACATCGGCCGGCTTGAAGGCGTGAGCGCGGCGCCCGAAGGCGGCGCGGCGCTGCACGCGTTGCGCGTGCTCATCGCGTCGGGACGTGTAAAACCCGACGACCGCGTGGTGCTGTTTAATACCGGCGGCGCGCTGAAATACCTCGACGTCCTCGAAAGCCACTGA
- the frr gene encoding ribosome recycling factor has product MDVTDLKGLYAEVTTRMDGAIEHVRKELAGLRTGRASISILDPVHVEAYGSLMPLNQVAQLSVPEPSLIVAQPFDPSLIAAIERAVQKSNLGLNPASDGKVIRIPIPSLTEERRKEMSRLMHKYTEEGRNAVRQIRRDANDKLKKFLKDSAISEDDERRGLEDVQRITDQKIGQIDELQKKKDIDLLGK; this is encoded by the coding sequence ATGGACGTCACCGACCTCAAAGGACTGTATGCCGAAGTCACCACGCGGATGGATGGCGCGATAGAACACGTGCGCAAGGAACTGGCGGGCCTGCGCACCGGTCGCGCGTCGATCTCCATCCTCGACCCGGTGCACGTGGAGGCGTACGGATCGCTGATGCCCCTCAACCAGGTGGCGCAGCTCTCGGTGCCCGAACCGTCGCTGATTGTGGCGCAGCCCTTCGACCCGTCGCTCATCGCAGCGATTGAGCGCGCGGTGCAGAAAAGCAACCTCGGGCTCAATCCCGCGTCGGACGGCAAAGTGATCCGGATCCCGATTCCGTCGCTCACCGAAGAACGCCGCAAGGAAATGTCGCGGCTCATGCACAAGTACACCGAAGAAGGCCGCAACGCCGTGCGCCAGATTCGTCGCGACGCGAACGACAAACTGAAGAAGTTCCTCAAGGACTCCGCCATCTCGGAAGACGACGAGCGACGCGGGCTTGAAGATGTGCAGCGCATTACCGATCAGAAGATTGGCCAGATCGACGAGCTGCAGAAGAAAAAAGACATCGACCTGCTCGGCAAGTAG
- a CDS encoding UMP kinase: MSTPAYTRVLLKLSGEALMGEQPFGIDPAVATQIAREIGEVQAMGVQIGVVIGGGNLFRGLAASAKGMDRATADYMGMLATVINALALQDALEKIGVTTRVAAAIEMRAVAEPFIRRRALRHLEKGRVVVFAAGTGNPYFTTDTAAALRAMEMRSEVILKGTKVDGIYTADPMTTPTATRYDSLSYLEVLERGLKVMDATAISLCMDNKLPIIVFRLRDAGNLRRVIMGEPVGTTVRA; encoded by the coding sequence GTGTCCACACCTGCCTATACGCGCGTTCTCTTAAAGCTTTCCGGCGAGGCCCTCATGGGCGAACAGCCGTTCGGCATCGACCCTGCGGTCGCCACACAAATCGCGCGGGAGATTGGTGAAGTCCAGGCGATGGGCGTGCAGATTGGCGTCGTCATTGGCGGCGGCAACCTTTTCCGCGGCCTGGCCGCCAGCGCCAAGGGGATGGACCGCGCCACGGCCGACTACATGGGCATGCTGGCCACGGTGATCAACGCCCTGGCGCTGCAGGACGCGCTTGAGAAGATCGGCGTCACCACACGCGTGGCCGCGGCCATCGAAATGCGGGCCGTCGCCGAACCGTTCATCCGGCGCCGGGCCCTGCGACACCTTGAAAAGGGCCGGGTCGTGGTGTTTGCGGCCGGCACGGGCAACCCCTACTTCACCACCGACACGGCCGCGGCGCTGCGCGCCATGGAAATGCGCTCGGAGGTCATCCTCAAGGGCACCAAGGTGGACGGCATTTATACCGCCGACCCGATGACCACGCCCACGGCGACGCGCTACGACTCGCTCTCCTACCTCGAAGTGCTTGAACGTGGCCTCAAGGTCATGGACGCCACCGCCATCTCTCTCTGCATGGACAACAAACTGCCGATCATCGTCTTTCGATTGCGCGACGCGGGCAACCTGCGCCGGGTCATCATGGGAGAACCCGTGGGCACCACGGTGCGCGCCTGA
- the tsf gene encoding translation elongation factor Ts, with amino-acid sequence MSVEISAKLVKTLRDQTGAGMMECKAALVESGGDLEAALTVLRKRGLAQAAKKMGRSTSEGVVSSYIHMGGKIGVLVEVNCESDFVARTDDFQALVKEVAMHIAAASPLYARREDVPADVLERERAIYRAQMENSGKPANVIEKIIEGKVGAYYEQFVLLDQPSIRDPKVTIGQVVTAAIAKLGENVAIPRFARFKLGETN; translated from the coding sequence ATGTCCGTTGAAATCAGCGCAAAGTTGGTAAAGACCCTCCGCGACCAGACCGGCGCGGGAATGATGGAATGCAAGGCGGCTCTGGTGGAGTCGGGCGGCGACCTCGAAGCGGCGCTCACGGTGCTGCGCAAGCGCGGCCTGGCCCAGGCGGCCAAGAAGATGGGCCGGTCCACGTCTGAAGGGGTCGTCAGCTCGTACATTCACATGGGCGGCAAGATTGGCGTGCTCGTGGAGGTCAACTGCGAGTCCGACTTCGTGGCCCGCACCGACGACTTCCAGGCCCTGGTGAAGGAAGTGGCGATGCACATCGCCGCCGCCAGCCCCCTGTACGCGCGCCGCGAGGACGTGCCGGCCGATGTGCTTGAGCGCGAGCGCGCGATCTACCGCGCGCAGATGGAAAACTCCGGCAAGCCGGCGAACGTGATCGAGAAGATCATCGAAGGCAAGGTGGGCGCCTACTACGAGCAGTTCGTGCTGCTCGACCAGCCGTCGATTCGCGACCCGAAAGTCACGATCGGTCAGGTGGTCACGGCCGCGATTGCCAAACTTGGCGAAAACGTCGCCATTCCGCGCTTCGCCCGCTTCAAGCTCGGCGAGACAAACTAG
- the rpsB gene encoding 30S ribosomal protein S2, with the protein MSSIAMKDLLEAGVHFGHQTKRWNPKMKPFIFGERNGIYIIDLGRTARLYKEAAQFTTNTAAQGGTFLFVGTKRQAQDAIAEEAQRCGMFFVNQRWLGGLLTNFSTIQRSLGRLRELEAMTTDGRYDTLSKKEIARLDKERRKLSKNLDGIRGMSRLPDALFIVDTRNEQIAVDEARKLKIPVIGVVDTNCDPDQVDYVIPGNDDALRSIRLFAAGIADAILAGRGIAESASAEEMPAAPVKPAAVETPVVAPTPSA; encoded by the coding sequence TTGAGTTCGATTGCAATGAAGGATTTGCTCGAAGCGGGCGTCCACTTCGGCCACCAAACCAAGCGCTGGAATCCGAAGATGAAGCCCTTCATCTTTGGCGAACGTAACGGCATCTACATCATCGATTTGGGGCGCACCGCGCGGCTCTACAAGGAAGCCGCGCAGTTCACCACCAACACCGCCGCACAGGGAGGCACCTTCCTGTTCGTGGGCACCAAGCGCCAGGCGCAGGATGCCATTGCGGAAGAGGCGCAGCGCTGCGGGATGTTTTTCGTCAACCAGCGGTGGCTCGGCGGCCTGCTGACCAACTTCTCCACCATCCAGCGTTCGCTGGGACGGCTGCGGGAGCTGGAAGCGATGACCACGGACGGGCGCTACGACACGCTCTCGAAGAAGGAAATTGCGCGGCTCGACAAGGAGCGCCGCAAGCTCTCGAAGAACCTCGACGGCATTCGCGGCATGAGCCGGCTGCCCGACGCGCTGTTCATCGTGGACACGCGCAACGAACAGATCGCGGTCGACGAAGCGCGCAAGCTCAAGATTCCGGTGATTGGCGTCGTGGACACCAACTGCGACCCCGATCAGGTGGACTACGTGATTCCGGGCAATGACGACGCGCTGCGGTCGATTCGACTGTTCGCGGCCGGCATCGCCGATGCGATCCTCGCGGGTCGCGGCATTGCGGAGTCGGCGTCAGCGGAAGAAATGCCCGCCGCGCCGGTCAAGCCGGCGGCGGTCGAAACACCCGTCGTCGCCCCGACTCCGTCGGCGTAA
- the rpsI gene encoding 30S ribosomal protein S9, whose translation MAAATQFYGTGRRKTSTARVFLRPGAGAITVNAKPVEVAFPTETLRLVIRHPLVATETTEKFDVMATTAGGGVAGQAGALRLGIARALLEFNAELRSSLRKEGLLTRDPRAKERKKYGQKGARKRFQFSKR comes from the coding sequence GTGGCAGCAGCAACTCAGTTCTACGGCACGGGGCGCCGCAAGACCTCAACCGCACGTGTCTTCCTTCGTCCCGGCGCCGGGGCCATCACGGTCAACGCCAAGCCCGTGGAAGTGGCCTTCCCCACCGAAACGTTGCGCCTGGTGATTCGGCACCCGCTCGTCGCGACCGAAACCACCGAAAAATTTGACGTCATGGCCACCACCGCCGGTGGCGGCGTGGCCGGCCAGGCCGGCGCACTGCGCCTGGGCATCGCCCGCGCGTTGCTGGAGTTCAACGCGGAGCTGCGTTCGTCGCTCCGCAAAGAAGGTCTCTTGACGCGCGACCCGCGCGCCAAGGAACGCAAGAAGTACGGTCAGAAGGGCGCTCGCAAGCGCTTCCAGTTCAGCAAGCGTTAA
- the rplM gene encoding 50S ribosomal protein L13, whose product MGTFTPSAKVVTRQWHVIDADGLVLGRIATQAARLLQGKHKAEWTPFLDRGDHVIVVNASKVKLTGNKDEQKLYRYHSGYEGGLREERAKIVRQKDSRRIVEEAVRGMLPKTKLGTAMYGKLKVYAKGEHPHAAQQPRKLEVA is encoded by the coding sequence ATGGGTACGTTTACGCCATCCGCCAAGGTCGTAACTCGGCAGTGGCATGTTATCGACGCAGACGGTCTGGTTCTGGGGCGCATCGCGACCCAGGCGGCACGGTTGCTGCAGGGCAAGCACAAGGCGGAGTGGACGCCGTTTCTTGATCGGGGCGATCACGTGATCGTGGTGAACGCGTCGAAGGTCAAGCTGACCGGCAATAAGGACGAACAGAAATTGTACCGCTACCACAGCGGCTACGAGGGTGGGCTTCGCGAGGAGCGCGCCAAGATCGTGCGCCAGAAGGATTCGCGGCGCATTGTGGAGGAAGCGGTGCGCGGCATGCTTCCGAAGACAAAGTTGGGCACGGCGATGTACGGCAAATTGAAGGTGTACGCCAAGGGCGAGCACCCGCATGCGGCACAGCAGCCGCGCAAGCTTGAGGTAGCGTAA
- the pilM gene encoding type IV pilus assembly protein PilM: MGLVSAFRPPVVGLDLGSHAVKAVALRKSRRGWSLLAAGEAPLPPGDRVTQEQVSETAAALLDTLGLRRAHIAAAVSGQAVIVKRLALPPMGQKELAEAIPWEAEQYIPFALADVQLDYQVLNGQATALPADALDILLVAARKDRADERVAVVTATGRRPAVLDVEAFALANAYEVNYPHRTDAVSALVHIGRNATIVCVLEHGQLVFTRDLGLGGAAYTTALEREIGLDPVAARRILHGQKGNGDMAVAGVLRDVHLQLITEIRKTLDFYWSTASPMALSRIVLSGGACRVEGLGPALDNEFQTTVEWCDPFRQIARPPRAIGADLDGPSFAVAVGLALRRENDR, translated from the coding sequence ATGGGACTTGTCTCCGCCTTCCGGCCACCCGTCGTCGGACTCGATCTTGGGTCGCATGCCGTCAAAGCCGTGGCTTTGCGCAAGAGCCGCCGTGGCTGGAGCCTGCTGGCCGCCGGCGAGGCCCCCCTCCCGCCTGGGGACCGGGTGACCCAGGAACAGGTGAGTGAGACCGCCGCTGCGCTCCTTGATACCCTTGGCCTCCGCCGGGCCCACATTGCTGCCGCCGTCTCCGGACAGGCCGTCATCGTCAAGCGGCTGGCCCTGCCGCCCATGGGCCAGAAGGAACTGGCCGAAGCGATTCCCTGGGAAGCCGAACAGTACATTCCGTTTGCCCTGGCCGATGTGCAGCTCGATTACCAGGTGCTCAACGGCCAAGCCACGGCCCTGCCGGCTGACGCCCTCGACATCCTGTTGGTAGCGGCCAGAAAAGACCGGGCTGACGAACGGGTAGCCGTGGTCACGGCCACCGGACGCCGGCCGGCCGTGCTCGACGTCGAGGCGTTCGCCCTGGCCAATGCCTACGAGGTGAACTACCCCCACCGGACCGACGCCGTGTCAGCCCTGGTTCATATCGGGCGGAACGCCACCATCGTGTGTGTGCTCGAGCACGGGCAACTCGTGTTCACTCGCGACCTGGGTCTTGGCGGCGCGGCGTACACCACCGCGCTTGAGCGCGAAATTGGCCTGGACCCGGTGGCCGCGCGCCGCATCCTGCACGGCCAAAAGGGCAACGGAGACATGGCGGTCGCCGGCGTGCTGCGCGATGTCCACCTGCAACTCATCACCGAAATTCGCAAGACGCTGGACTTCTACTGGAGCACGGCCAGTCCGATGGCCCTCAGCCGCATCGTGTTGTCGGGCGGCGCGTGCCGCGTGGAAGGCCTGGGTCCGGCGCTCGACAACGAGTTTCAGACCACCGTGGAGTGGTGCGACCCGTTCCGGCAGATCGCCCGGCCGCCGCGCGCCATCGGCGCCGACCTTGACGGCCCGTCGTTTGCCGTGGCCGTGGGGCTCGCCCTTCGCCGGGAGAACGACCGATGA
- a CDS encoding PilN domain-containing protein encodes MIRVNLLASGTEPAHKPWHKLFVIPQEQRAALIGLTMLVATAIGVGTWWWSIDRERKRVDAEISVAEAALTQLKEASRLVELATAREADLKQRLALIDRLRATQRAPVVLLDTISKSLSEGLWLLDLKQNGAMVQLEGRAMSLSALTDFIDRLQVSGRFAHTIDIVTTSMETVASQSVVRFAIRGEVTALAGPEGDQ; translated from the coding sequence ATGATTCGCGTCAACCTGCTGGCCTCGGGCACCGAACCTGCGCACAAGCCGTGGCACAAGCTGTTTGTGATACCGCAGGAGCAACGCGCGGCGCTGATTGGCCTCACGATGCTTGTGGCCACCGCCATCGGCGTGGGCACCTGGTGGTGGTCCATCGATCGCGAACGCAAACGGGTGGACGCCGAAATTTCCGTCGCCGAAGCGGCCCTGACCCAGTTGAAGGAAGCCTCGCGGCTTGTGGAATTGGCCACGGCGCGCGAGGCCGACCTCAAGCAGCGCCTCGCCCTGATCGATCGCCTGCGCGCCACGCAGCGCGCCCCCGTGGTGCTGCTCGACACGATCAGCAAGTCGCTGTCGGAAGGCCTGTGGCTCCTGGACCTCAAACAAAACGGCGCCATGGTGCAGCTTGAAGGACGCGCCATGTCGTTGTCGGCGCTGACCGATTTCATCGACCGCCTCCAGGTGTCGGGGCGGTTCGCGCACACGATCGACATCGTCACCACCAGCATGGAAACGGTGGCCTCACAGTCGGTGGTGCGTTTCGCGATTCGCGGCGAAGTGACAGCCCTGGCTGGTCCTGAGGGAGACCAGTAG
- the pilO gene encoding type 4a pilus biogenesis protein PilO, translating to MAKSFHQYSPKAQAVMCGIVSIFGLAAAWQVLISPDRAELAVRRTRLATVLADVDKATLTAQRLPAVKKQVAALEAKLHETTAVLPDEKDAQVVLRGLHVLASETNLSLSNFTPKPVADREQYSEWPIEVGLQGGYHDLSRFFDRVASDSRLISVSNLHLRVNTTADGKGALVLASCTATTFVFSTATSESGGRP from the coding sequence ATGGCAAAAAGTTTTCATCAGTATTCGCCGAAGGCGCAGGCCGTGATGTGCGGCATCGTGTCGATCTTCGGACTGGCCGCCGCATGGCAGGTGCTCATTTCACCCGACCGCGCCGAACTCGCGGTGCGGCGCACACGGCTGGCCACGGTGCTCGCCGACGTCGACAAGGCGACACTCACCGCGCAGCGCCTGCCGGCGGTCAAAAAACAGGTAGCGGCGCTCGAAGCCAAACTCCACGAAACCACCGCCGTGCTGCCCGACGAAAAGGATGCGCAAGTAGTACTGCGGGGCTTGCACGTGCTCGCGAGCGAAACCAATCTCAGCCTCAGCAACTTCACCCCCAAGCCGGTCGCCGACCGCGAGCAGTATTCGGAATGGCCCATCGAAGTGGGCCTGCAGGGCGGCTATCACGACCTGAGCCGCTTCTTCGATCGCGTGGCGTCGGATTCACGCCTGATTTCAGTCTCCAATCTGCACTTGCGGGTCAACACCACCGCCGACGGCAAAGGCGCCCTGGTGCTCGCGTCGTGTACCGCCACCACATTTGTCTTCAGCACCGCGACATCTGAATCGGGAGGTCGACCGTGA
- the pilQ gene encoding type IV pilus secretin PilQ, translating to MMGARLLRCAVIGAWCVSSVMLVAQVPSTFTTPQETVKRYTGAVGDFDFQGADLRAVLRSFAEVSGLNIVIDSAVDGTVDIKLMRVPWDQALDVILKSNKLSYIVEGNVVRIVPLTVLDAENLARQKLADSQAPTSIETRAYTLNYARAEELEPLLKVAVLSKFGNVQHDKRTNTLIVRDLPDRLVATADLIATLDKAEPQVEIEARIVQTNRDSARALGVQWGGGGRLDPQIGNTTGLNFPNSGSVVAGTDLSAASPSTTVGLAMRSITGALNLDVALSALERTGNGRVISSPKVTTQNNKQAEMTQGVQIPIQKDQNNTVTIEFKDAALKLMVTPRITAADTVIMDVELENATPDFSKAVNGIPPIDTQRAKTSVQVTDGATTVIGGINVSREQSSQDRTPVLHRIPLLGWLFKNDTSQDENRELLIFITPRIVRSPS from the coding sequence ATGATGGGCGCTCGGTTGCTGCGGTGCGCCGTCATTGGCGCGTGGTGCGTCTCGAGCGTCATGCTTGTGGCGCAGGTGCCGTCCACTTTTACGACGCCTCAGGAAACGGTCAAGCGTTACACCGGCGCGGTGGGCGATTTCGATTTCCAGGGCGCGGATTTGCGAGCGGTCCTCCGGTCGTTTGCGGAAGTGAGCGGCCTCAACATCGTCATCGATTCCGCCGTGGACGGCACCGTGGACATCAAGCTGATGCGGGTGCCGTGGGATCAGGCGCTCGACGTCATCCTCAAGAGCAACAAACTCTCCTACATCGTGGAGGGCAACGTGGTGCGCATCGTGCCGCTGACGGTGCTTGACGCTGAAAATCTGGCGCGCCAGAAGCTGGCGGATTCCCAGGCGCCCACGTCGATCGAAACACGCGCCTACACCTTGAACTACGCGCGGGCCGAGGAACTTGAACCACTGCTGAAAGTGGCCGTGCTCTCCAAGTTCGGCAACGTGCAGCATGACAAGCGCACCAACACGTTGATCGTGCGCGACCTGCCCGACCGGCTGGTGGCGACAGCGGATCTGATCGCGACGCTGGACAAGGCCGAACCGCAGGTGGAAATCGAAGCCCGCATCGTGCAGACCAATCGTGATTCCGCGCGCGCGCTCGGTGTGCAGTGGGGCGGGGGCGGCCGGCTCGATCCGCAGATCGGCAACACCACCGGCCTGAACTTCCCCAACAGCGGATCCGTCGTGGCCGGCACGGACCTGTCTGCCGCCTCACCGAGCACGACGGTCGGTCTGGCGATGCGTTCGATCACCGGCGCCCTCAATCTCGACGTCGCGCTCTCGGCGCTTGAGCGCACCGGCAACGGCCGCGTGATCTCGTCGCCCAAGGTGACCACGCAGAACAACAAACAGGCCGAGATGACGCAGGGTGTGCAGATTCCCATCCAGAAGGATCAGAACAACACCGTCACCATCGAATTCAAGGACGCCGCCCTCAAGCTGATGGTCACGCCGCGGATTACCGCCGCTGACACCGTGATCATGGACGTGGAACTCGAAAACGCCACGCCGGACTTCAGCAAGGCGGTGAATGGCATCCCGCCGATCGACACCCAGCGGGCGAAGACATCGGTGCAGGTGACCGACGGTGCGACCACGGTCATCGGCGGCATCAACGTCAGCCGGGAACAGTCCTCACAAGATCGCACACCTGTGCTGCATCGGATTCCGCTGCTCGGGTGGCTGTTCAAGAACGACACCAGTCAGGACGAAAACCGGGAGCTTCTCATTTTCATCACCCCTCGCATTGTGCGGAGTCCGTCATGA